The sequence below is a genomic window from Ostrinia nubilalis chromosome Z, ilOstNubi1.1, whole genome shotgun sequence.
GTCAACTTTACGCAGCATCATCGGTGGTTCACGGGACCGAAGTTCCTGTATGAGCCTGCTGACAGCTGGCCGGCCGAGAAAATAGAACAGGCGGCCCCAACCGGAGAAGAGAGGACCCACTCCGTCGCATCAAGCATCGTCGAGCCCAGAGTCTCCGATGCATTACCGTCACCACACAGATTCTCGTCGTGGCTGCGCCTGATACGCGCCACGGCGAGAGTCCTCCAGGCGATACACCGCTTCCGTGCCCCGCTGCGCCGGGCGCGCCCGCAGAGCGCCAACGTCAACAGTTACAAGCGGACAACTCGAAACACCGAAGCCGACCCGACGTGGCGCCGTGTCGCCAAGCCgaccgcgccgcccgcgccgcgccgaGCCGTCCTTACAGAAGACGTCATACCGCCGTTGGCCGCCGAGCACATCGTGTGGGCGGAAGAGCTGTGGGTGCGCGCCGTGCAGCAGGAAGCGTTCGGCGCCGAATTAGAAGCTTTAAAGAAGACAGAAGCAGTGTCCAATGACAGCCGGCTGCGCTCACTCGCGCTGGCCTTCGATCCGTGCGAGCCGGTGATTAAGCTGAAATCAAGAATCACGGCCGCAGAAAACATCGCTGAAGAACAGAAGCATCCGATTGTGCTGGATGGAAACCACCAGTACACCAAACTTTACGTGGCATGGACGCACCAGAAATTACACCATGGCGGCGTGGAGACAGTCCTGAACGAGATCCGACAACGCTTCTGGGTGATCCGAGCTCGTCCCATCGTGCGCAGCGTGATCAAAAGTTGTCAGCAGTGCAGAATTCGGCGCGCGGTGGCCGCAGTACCACCGACAGGCGACCACCCGACGGGACGCCTCGCTCACCATCAGCGGCCCTTCACCTACACCGGCCTCGATTATTTCGGGCCGCTCTCAGTCACCGTGGGCCGACAACACCAGAAGCGGTATGTGGCGCTGTTCACATGCCTCACCACCCGGGCCGTTCACCTGGAGGTCGCGGCCTCACTCTCCACCGACTCCGCCGTCCTCGCGCTGCGCCGCATGATGGCGCGCCGAGGGCAACCATCAGAGATCTGGTCGGACAACGGCACCAACCTGCGTGGTGCCGACGTCGAGCTCCAGCGGGCCGCCCTCCAGGCGAGCCGGCAGGAGGCCGCCAACCACCTCATCAGATGGCGCTACATACCGCCGAGCGCACCGTTCATGGGCGGGGCGTGGGAACGCCTCGTCCGGTCCGTCAAGGACGCCCTCAGTACCGTCCTACGCGAGCGTCACCCCCACGAAGAGACGCTCGCCACTCTGCTTTGCGAGGCAGAATACACAGTCAACAGCAGACCACTGACCCACGTGTCAGTGGACCCCGACGACGCCGAAGCCTTGACCCCCAACCACTTCCTACTCGGGGGGTCGGGCCGCATCCAACAGCCGGGGACGTTCACCGAAGCAGACGTCGCCAGCCGCCACCACTGGAGGCGAGCTCAGCGGCTAGCCGACGAGTTCTGGGACCGCTGGGTCCGAGAGTACCTGCCGGAGCTCCAACACCGGCGGGAGCCGCACGGGAGCGGAGCACCGCTCAACATCGGCGACCTCGTGCTCATCGCCGACTCCAACCTGCCACGCAACGTGTGGCCCCGGGGGCGCGTCGTCCAAGTCTACCCTGGGCGCGATGGCATCGTGCGCGCCGCCGACGTCGCCACCCGCACcggagtcctgcgccgccccACCAAGAAGCTCGTCGTGCTGCCCACATCGACCGTCGTGACACCGAGTGAGGTGTAGCGCCGAGTCAACCAGCGCTACACGGCGGGAGaatgtgcacgacggacggccccgaatagaaacttatagctgtaaataattgtttcgtttttgtttcatagttgtttcatagttatttcgttttataaagtttgtatagtttaaatatcgataacttcgtaatacagtccactttcttggttctcaattagtaatgtgtcgagtccttaattactgattaataggcgtatgtgggacgttggagatgtataaatcatagtttattttagaaaaccatagaaatgtataatttgatagccctttgttttatgtatatcgaTTAAACCAGTAATTTCGCATAGTTATGTATGTCGAGTCGTATTTATAGTATGTATattagatagataattatgtgtagatctttatagttatttacttttaattggtgataatcttaattagccataaaggcaattaatgtaaaatagtgtggccaaatgagccttaatttttgtacaaatgctttattagtaattaaccctgtacctgtgtacctttatttacctatcgaatagtaagaagtaatttgtctgaaaataaataacatagattccaaagaatagtggaagagctaattagaatccgataagaattaggtcaaggtcatagttaaaaaataggtcaccgaatagataaaaaacaggctctctatacggtattgccgcccagggggggtctaaattagaaagagagggcaatagatttgctgtttcattagagcgagaggcaacgaggttttctcactctaatgaaagtaaataaatatcggggtgccatccggacccagtcagttccgcgttttctcctcaacaagctacaacaccaagctctcgccactgctccgaggaaccggtcacagtctcaaccacaaccgagttattatttctgcgctccccgcccccttcgtctcgctctcccgctcgcgctgcaccccgcatcgcgccgtgtcggcgtacggtattcagggtccgcacagggttgctaccccataccgtccggcacaattttaataaatctgtGTGGGAAGATGCTAGTCTTCGTTAACCCATCACTAACATCGCAGGGTATATTTTTACCTCTAGTGCAAAAAACATCAAATCAGATTTATCCACAATAAAAGCAAGTTTCCGTAGTAAAAAACCGTATTACTTCTCGTGTTAATTATGATCAATGCACAATACAATGGACTTTGttgtaaaaagttatttttcaaaaacattttactgCAAATCAcgggttataaaatattttagaaaggaACTCGAGATTTAAATCATGCAAGATATTTAGTCTAATTTAACTGTCGAAATTATAGATAAAACGAAATATTTACCCCGTAATATTAATGGTATACCAAAAAGTAACAACGGTAGTTCAGGGTTTTCAGTAATTATCTATTCAAGTGAGAAATTCACATGTGATCATGTTAGACGTGCCACACGTCACTGGACCGCTTTTAGGTCGAAATTTTAATATTCATGAGATAAAACCGTATAAAAGGGAACAAATTTTCAGTACAGGTACACTCAAGTTGAATCCTTCGGAGCAACCAGTAACCAAGTACCCATCAAGAAATATCAGTAGCAGTAACCATGAAGAATCAAGTGCTTATCCTGCTGATCGCGCTCAGTTTCATCGCCGCGGGATTTGGGCAGTCCCAGAGCCAGTTCTTCTGCGGGAGACGGTTGGCCAACACCCTGGCGAACCTCTGCCCCGCCACTGGCATCGACAAGCGTGGCGGTATGAATTCTATCGAGAACTTCGGCTACGCCTGGCCCTGGCTCATGCCCAGAGCTAAGGCGCTGCAGGGCCGCGCCAAGAGAGACGGCGTGGTCTCCGAGTGCTGCGAGAAGCCCTGCACCATCAACGAACTGATGTCCTACTGCTAGTAATGCGACTCAACTATCAGAAACGTGAACGCCTCCTGCATTTTGTACTGAATTTTATAACCCCACGGCAATTATTAAAACTTTACCATTGTAAACGGTGATCTGCTTataataaacatattttgtattatgaatcgtttgtttttatattatttcactATGTATTGAAATAGGTACGGACAGGTAGTACTCTGAAGGCCTAAAGATGAATTTATAGGTAAAACCGCTAAGGCTAGGGAATTTCAAGTTTAAGTTGGGCTTTCTGTAAAGATTCTTAGCTACACCTAACAGAAATATACACGCATCTGAAGTATACGTAGTTTGAGTTTGAATTTTGCACCAAATCGAATGTATGGCTTTACAAAAAACAAGAAGACAAGACGAGACTCCCCGCAGAAtacagactttttgtcggccgatagttaagTCAGACACTTGGATGAACTGAGTATGACTGTGCGCACACTACAGCGCTGTTACAGGCAGATTCCTCGTACAAATTACAGCCAACCAAACTATCAGCCAACAGAAAATCGATATTCTACGGGGACTCTAAGGCctagaacacacggtgaaacgcaattgcaatgaaactgcaacttctagttacttttgagccACACACgacgcgaccatttcaaaccggtttcaaactggtcgcgttctgtgtggtctctcaacggaatctatggcagaaacttagatgcaactcaaaagtaactataagttgcagtttcgttgcaattgcgtttcaccgtgtgttccgGGTCTTAATGTATTAAAGTAACCTACCTGTGAGCGACTTTGGTCAGCGTAAACACGACTGTCTGCAAGTCTTCGACCGCCACGACCATGTCTCCCCACATTGCCTTCTCGGTGGAGTATAGACTCAGCAGGCCTTCGAAAGCGCACAGCGGTCCTAGCCCGCTGGACAGCAGCTTTACAACCACATCGGCGGGTACTGAGCAGAACCAACACAGGAGGCCGGTGCACACCGCAGTAAgctgaaaattaaaacaatattacaatttgttattacattactaatagtcccgttaccctCTAGTGGTAAACTAAATattaagcttgtgttacgagcgGGTTCACCACATTAGTCAAGCGGCGCGGCGAGGATCGAACCCGTTTCTCCAACTTGACACAGACAAAATTGTGCTATTGTCACTTTACATGGATCTACAAAAGTTTCTCCAGTATTCTGACACACATGAAAGTATTATACTTTATTCAGACataacttttttatattatgaGCAATACAGAACGATC
It includes:
- the LOC135087074 gene encoding bombyxin A-1 homolog: MKNQVLILLIALSFIAAGFGQSQSQFFCGRRLANTLANLCPATGIDKRGGMNSIENFGYAWPWLMPRAKALQGRAKRDGVVSECCEKPCTINELMSYC